One segment of Plasmodium vivax chromosome 14, whole genome shotgun sequence DNA contains the following:
- a CDS encoding hypothetical protein, conserved (encoded by transcript PVX_123210A; Apicoplast targeted protein. Curated by Stuart Ralph, Walter and Eliza Hall Institute of Medical Research, Australia.), translating to MLFPFFLCFVALLTKLTFQKHIPYSNIASLIGHVNFIVPTSNLLNSSVLLSSVNGNVGFLNYKTGTLDYVKNHRENEKIKKLHGDDNHAAVLICRDPLEENAVEANYTNDGEAYSYINVYSTLDAHLLSSFEYRNEKIEDFLIKEENIFILLRNRIDVGNISSNKMNSLIFQELNLKCIYAKVIGVDNMKVSLFYVDAEFSGHLALVNVASRSLENDTKISQLKVNEKMVNYVNVVNNRSVIVVYNEELLQWVELLEGGNKYLYGSVSIGGHDDKAGKEETNERANNVDIGETTGKHNPLRDDSMAQWNTENCFVVQLGGNQLVYSYNDEKMHLVKEKDKNEAIGYYINEYKEKEIIFAEDKGSKIVIKKAGKEGTLPLNVLNKSSNVYYHAEMIIGLHNREEKANYFFSVYSDSSLTVYKNDHVHYSREESLAYVEQLHFYNFQHLKKKRAKHSYDTTQFHLMKELESYIKDKINSFNKPFLEDVMKKKAEKSLLPFNFFYLSHGDKMNLLNICMEKKKKADLLANYERERKPSDGKAPGSDAHSMRSGDHTFNLMNDMIEEAFKKYEQNQSGKYAGSSVILVSTRNNFIFAIHLYTGLILYKIDGNKFKGVKEVLSPKWNCEQLFSLNKDNWSELDNGKKIIFLNNQKGCPPWGADPASEGECSKSEPSKGEQSKDQPSSNQPGPNQPSSSHPNGGDLLNYSNGVHLFKSFTKDTVIAIFKGDNFAHIVIFDILSGSIIFEEKLESFDIKNIFIDRRGSSILAVDNSLNVKVVPVPASSSTSGSTSDPEDDLFFYRMNGSSNFIEGFKLTSSPRKKGPGSELGLIRTYSINLHKEKLEVFSKSITKKDTFYPIKINKDASICYKYVNDNIISYITSVEQKEGITYTLYIIDGITGDLIISKVLDKHTNPPFHLMISENFVILNYFNANLKKYIIQVIEILLDKKDPGFFNLITSKKEKIVDLFDQKKKILVNEKNYIIDHNVKSFNFTETKRGITNKHILLLLDSNKITSLILGPEKDQNVYKNLNTFITQTDILYNSRGFISNESLLESTTLVFSWGNYLYFTCYQPNGSFDTIENFNLLLLLFLIILVFIGTYISYIRRINKTVYAKWA from the exons AtgttgttcccttttttcctttgctttgTAGCACTTTTAACGAAATTGACATTTCAAAAGCATATACCTTACTCTAACATCGCATCGCTAATTGGCCACGTCAATTTTATCGTGCCGACGTCGAATCTGTTGAACAGCTCTGTTCTCCTTTCAAGTGTCAACGGCAATGTGGGGTTTCTAAATTACAAAACAG GCACCCTCGATTATGTGAAAAACCATCgagaaaatgagaaaataaaaaaactgcacGGAGATGACAACCACGCAGCTGTGTTGATATGTAGAGACCCTTTGGAAGAAAATGCAGTTGAAGCTAATTACACAAATGATGGGGAGGCGTACTCATACATTAACGTGTACAGCACGCTGGACGCACATCTGCTGAGCTCCTTCGAGTataggaatgaaaaaattgaagattttttaattaaagaaGAGAACATATTTATCCTCCTGCGCAACAGAATAGATGTAGGCAATATAAGCAGCAACAAAATGAACTCGCTAATTTTTCAGGagctaaatttaaaatgcatTTATGCCAAAGTGATCGGGGTGGATAACATGAAGGTGTCCCTATTCTATGTGGACGCTGAATTTTCTGGCCACTTAGCACTTGTGAACGTTGCAAGTAGGAGTCTAGAAAATGACACCAAAATTAGCCAACTTAAGgtgaacgaaaaaatggttaattACGTAAATGTAGTGAACAACAGAAGCGTTATTGTGGTGTATAATGAGGAGCTCCTCCAGTGGGTAGAATTACTAGAGGGGGGGAATAAGTACCTCTATGGGTCTGTGTCAATAGGTGGGCACGATGACAAGGCGGGGAAGGAAGAGACAAACGAACGAGCAAATAACGTAGATATTGGAGAAACCACTGGAAAGCACAACCCCCTTAGGGATGACTCCATGGCGCAGTGGAACACGGAAAATTGCTTCGTCGTACAGCTGGGGGGGAACCAACTTGTGTACTCCTACAACGATGAGAAGATGCACTTGGTaaaggagaaggacaaaAATGAAGCCATAGGGTACTACATAAATGAgtataaagaaaaggagatCATATTTGCAGAAGATAAGGGTAGcaaaattgttattaaaaaggCGGGGAAGGAAGGAACTCTCCCCCTGAATGTTCTAAACAAAAGTAGTAACGTATACTACCACGCAGAGATGATAATCGGTTTACATAATAGGGAAGAAAAGGCCAACTACTTCTTTAGTGTGTACAGTGATTCATCCCTCACTGTGTATAAAAATGACCACGTGCATTATTCGAGAGAAGAATCGCTAGCGTACGTGGAGCAACtgcatttttacaacttccaacatttgaaaaaaaaaagagcaaaacaTTCCTATGATACGACTCAATTTCATTTAATGAAAGAGTTGGAGAGCTACATAAAggacaaaataaattcttttaataaaCCTTTCCTAGAAGatgttatgaaaaaaaaagcggaaaagtCCCTGCTCccatttaactttttttacctATCCCATGGGGATAAAATGAACTTGCTCAATATTTGCatggagaaaaagaagaaggccgATTTGTTAGCTAACTACGAGAGGGAAAGGAAACCATCCGATGGAAAAGCTCCCGGGAGTGATGCACATAGCATGCGCAGCGGCGATCATACCTTCAACCTTATGAATGACATGATCGAAGAGGCGTTTAAAAAGTATGAACAAAATCAGAGCGGCAAATACGCTGGGAGCTCCGTAATCCTCGTCTCCACACGCAACAATTTCATCTTCGCCATACACCTGTACACGGGCCTTATACTGTACAAAATTGATGGCAATAAATTTAAAGGCGTAAAGGAAGTGCTCTCTCCAAAATGGAACTGTGAGCAGCTCTTCAGTTTGAATAAGGACAACTGGTCCGAATTGGACAACGGGAAGAAAATAATCTTCCTGAATAACCAGAAGGGgtgccccccctggggggcaGACCCCGCTAGCGAAGGGGAATGCAGCAAAAGTGAGCCGAGCAAAGGCGAGCAGAGCAAAGATCAACCCAGTTCAAACCAACCCGGCCCAAACCAACCCAGTTCAAGCCATCCCAACGGAGGGGACCTCCTAAATTATAGCAACGGAGTGCACCTGTTTAAAAGCTTCACCAAAGACACGGTAATTGCGATCTTTAAAGGGGACAATTTTGCGCACATAGTCATCTTTGACATATTAAGTGGGTCCATCATTTTTGAGGAGAAACTCGAGTCCTTTGACATTAAGAACATTTTTATCGACCGAAGAGGCTCGTCAATTCTGGCGGTGGACAACTCGCTGAATGTGAAGGTGGTGCCCGTTCCGGCTAGCAGCTCGACCAGCGGCTCGACCAGCGACCCAGAGGATgacctatttttttaccgcATGAACGGGTCGAGCAACTTCATCGAAGGCTTCAAGCTGACCAGCTCGCCGCGCAAAAAGGGACCCGGGAGCGAACTGGGGCTAATACGAACCTACTCGATAAATCTGCACAAGGAAAAACTGGAGGTTTTTTCCAAGTCGATAACAAAGAAGGACACCTTTTACCcaatcaaaataaataaagacgCGTCCATATGCTACAAGTACGTGAATGATAACATCATATCATACATAACAAGCGTCGAACAGAAGGAGGGCATCACATATACGCTCTACATCATTGATGGCATTACTGGAGATCTTATTATTTCGAAAGTGTTAGACAAGCACACGAACCCACCTTTCCATTTAATGATAAGTGaaaattttgtcattttaaattattttaatgcgaacttgaaaaaatatatcattcaGGTTATTGAAATACTGCTGGATAAGAAGGACCCCGGCTTCTTCAATTTGATAActtccaaaaaggaaaaaattgtggatTTATTTgaccagaagaagaagatcctcgtaaatgaaaaaaattacatcatTGATCATAACGTCaaatcttttaattttacagaAACGAAAAGAGGAATaacaaataaacatattttgcttcttcttgaTTCGAACAAAATAACCTCCTTAATTTTGGGGCCAGAGAAAGATcaaaatgtgtataaaaatttgaacacGTTCATTACGCAAACGgatattttatacaattcTAGGGGGTTCATATCTAATGAAAGTTTGCTAGAATCTACTACGCTCGTATTTTCGTGGGGAAACTATCTCTATTTCACTTGTTATCAGCCGAACGGATCATTTGACACCatcgaaaattttaatttactcctacttctctttttaatcattttggTGTTCATTGGTACGTACATATCTTACATAAGGAGGATAAACAAAACTGTGTATGCCAAGTGGGCCTGA
- a CDS encoding mitochondrial carrier protein, putative (encoded by transcript PVX_123215A), whose product MDVRYEGKQLWKRVTNYFSRDYQKGDETGTLINGNRHNSNDENRRVKTRTLNFMASSALVLCVLHPLDIIRTRKQIYRVYKNSYPYYYNNRYNLFYILKKEKVESIYRGLLATLLTTGVSHGIFRFTYDTLNYYVFRQFNDVNGVKNKEDDAAMGGSEGKHLGGEPNQVCNAELGDALGGKAIESSRGGREISSESPNFVKSTTERRQDNFMIANLSHKKQISEEDSATDRVKKDAPISGGKNMNYYIITSSVSSIISVFILHPIWLIKTKIECTINLNYKFLNYKSRITSKHYNIFVARNKLCASKIAPKVAKVFLFFGYHLGRKNGTGKKIKSFLNDDMLKFYRNNFVCNKKVKTKKKFNHLTFANDKKGSLHKSVKRKIAHNYLLYKYYTLSILERKQMTKMSISNHRKKFSRRYLTYLKTFLSGNQILRIFKREESKNAISTIYNYKNYFQFVYNIYKKEKLFSFYKGFLTSILLTPHVAIQFYTYEYLTYHFSCEYFRNEFIGRDTHISSNTLAKTLPFLYGVLSKFIAVMFTYPLYTIKMRQQVQMKNYGFLNVVVNIFRLEGIRSFYTGFNMHLLRNCLQNGMLFFIFEYLNAGSARVK is encoded by the coding sequence ATGGACGTGAGATATGAGGGCAAGCAACTCTGGAAACGCGTCACAAACTATTTCAGCAGGGAttaccaaaagggggatgaAACAGGCACACTGATAAATGGCAACAGGCACAACAGCAACGACGAAAATAGAAGGGTGAAGACAAGGACGCTAAACTTTATGGCCTCGTCCGCCCTAGTTTTGTGTGTGCTGCACCCCTTGGACATCATAAGAACGAGGAAGCAGATATACAGAGTGTACAAGAATTCCTACCCCTATTACTATAACAATAGATACAATTTGTtctacattttgaaaaaagaaaaagtagaAAGCATTTATCGTGGCTTACTGGCTACCTTGCTCACCACGGGGGTCTCCCATGGCATATTCCGCTTTACATATGACACTCTCAATTATTACGTATTTAGGCAGTTCAACGATGTTAAtggggtgaaaaataaagaagacgATGCCGCGATGGGTGGAAGTGAGGGGAAGCACCTAGGGGGAGAGCCAAACCAGGTGTGCAACGCGGAGTTGGGAGATGCCCTCGGAGGGAAGGCAATAGAAAGTTCAAGGGGCGGTAGAGAAATATCATCAGAAAGccccaattttgtaaaaagtaCTACCGAAAGAAGACAGGACAACTTCATGATCGCCAATCTGTCTCATAAAAAGCAAATTAGCGAGGAAGACAGCGCTACAGATAGGGTCAAGAAAGACGCACCAATTAGCGGTggcaaaaatatgaattattacaTCATCACGAGCAGCGTGAGCTCCATCATTAGTGTTTTTATTCTACACCCAATATGGCTTATTAAAACGAAAATAGAGTGCACCATAAATTTAAactacaaatttttaaactacAAAAGTAGGATAACGAGCAAACATTACAACATCTTTGTGGCAAGGAATAAACTGTGTGCGAGTAAAATTGCCCCCAAAGTGGCCAaagtgttccttttttttggctatcatttggggaggaaaaatgggacaggcaaaaaaatcaaatcTTTCCTGAATGACGATATGCTCAAGTTTTATAGGAACAATTTTGTGTGcaataaaaaagtgaagacaaaaaaaaagttcaacCATCTCACATTTGCAAATGATAAGAAAGGATCTTTACACAAAAgcgtaaaaagaaaaattgcacacaaCTATTTATTGTACAAATATTACACCTTGTCAATTTTGGAGAGAAAACAAATGACGAAAATGTCAATTTCAAATCACCGCAAAAAATTTTCGCGCAGATATTTGACATATTTGAAAACCTTCCTCAGTGGTAATCAAATATTGCGGATTtttaaaagggaagaaagtaaaaatgcCATAAGTaccatttataattacaaaaattactTCCAATTtgtgtataatatatataagaaagaaaaattattttcattttacaaaGGCTTTTTAACATCCATATTGCTCACCCCACATGTAGCCATTCAGTTTTAtacatatgaatatttaacCTATCATTTTAGTTGCGAATATTTCAGAAATGAGTTCATCGGAAGGGATACCCACATTTCTTCAAACACGCTAGCCAAAACGTTGCCATTTTTGTATGGCGTTTTGTCAAAATTTATTGCTGTCATGTTTACCTATCCGTTGTACACTATAAAAATGAGGCAACAGGTGCAGATGAAAAATTATGGCTTCCTAAATGTGGTAGTTAATATTTTCAGGCTAGAAGGAATCAGATCTTTCTATACTGGCTTTAATATGCATTTACTAAGGAACtgtttgcaaaatggaatgctcttttttatatttgaatatttGAATGCTGGCTCCGCGAGGGTGAAGTGA